The window GTTCCTCAGAGCTCTGCGTTCCCCGGCCCGCCTGTAATGGGGGCTGTGCGTCGGCTGCCGACGGCCGAGCAATCCGAGAACCTCGACAGCGAAGCCGCATACGTGGGAGGCAGTCATGGCCGTACGGCACCAGCTCATCCTCCGTAAGCCCGGTGTGGTGTGGTCCCTCCTCGAGGACGAAACCCGTTACGGCGACTGGGTCGTCGGCACGCACGAAACCGGTCCGGGGGAAGGCCGATGGCCCGAGGTCGGATCTTCGATCGACTACACGGTGCGTCTGGGCCCCAAGGAGTTCCAGGGCCACACCACCGTCCGTCGCATCGATCGGCCCGGTGCGCTCGAACTCGAGGCAGACAACGGTCCGCTCGGCACCGCACGAATCGCGTTCGACATCCGGCCCTGGGGCGACGACACTCTCGTGATCGTCGACGAACACCCCTTGCGCGGGCCGGGAGGGCAGTTCCACAACGCCGCCCTCGACGCCCTCCTGCAGATCCGGCACCGCACCATGCTCGGGCGACTCGCCAGGGTCGTCGAGGACATGCCGCCCGACGCCGACCACCCGTGAAGACAGCCGACCGACCGCAAGAACGGTACGGAACATCCGTTCGTCCGGGACGGCTCCGAACCGGTCGAAGAGCCCGCATGTCGTCCGCTCTCGGGCCGTCGAGGCCTTGGCCGCGCGCCGGCGGAGGCCCGGTGAGCCCGCCTCCGGACGGCTCAGCCCCCGAACCGGGGCGAGGTGACGGTGAACAGTCCACCGTCCGGGTCACGCAACGTGATCCAGCGGTCGGTCTCGGATTGCTCCACCGGAGAGACGCTGCCGCCCCCGAGGCCGGTGGCCGTCTGAACGGCGGCCTCGATGTCAGGCACCCGGAAATGGACGTGCCAGCGCGGTCTGACCTGCGGGTCGGGAGCAGCCTCCACGGCTCCGCCGCTGAGCCGCGCCACCGTGTCCTGGCCTTGACGAAGTACGACATGATCGTTTTCGTAGGCGACTTGGCAGCAGCCCGGTCGCTCGCCGCCCCAGTCGAGGACTTCGCCATAGAAGATGGCGGCATCGAAGGCATCTCTGGTACGCAGTTCGAGCCAAGCGGGGGCCCC is drawn from Streptomyces sp. NBC_01717 and contains these coding sequences:
- a CDS encoding SRPBCC family protein, which gives rise to MAVRHQLILRKPGVVWSLLEDETRYGDWVVGTHETGPGEGRWPEVGSSIDYTVRLGPKEFQGHTTVRRIDRPGALELEADNGPLGTARIAFDIRPWGDDTLVIVDEHPLRGPGGQFHNAALDALLQIRHRTMLGRLARVVEDMPPDADHP